A region from the Chitinophaga sp. Cy-1792 genome encodes:
- a CDS encoding TonB-dependent siderophore receptor, which yields MRANLMILLMGMAGTAAAQQLPDTTAPVRNLGEVIVQENRLSAPLKQSNRNITIISRKQIDAMAAVSINEVLAYVPGLDVRQRGPGGIQADIGIDGGTFDQTLVLLNGIKITDPQTGHNIMNLPVSLQDVDHIEVIRGAAARVYGINALNGAINIITRKATQSGGEVNVSGGSSFKNNEDGHLYNNYNAGATGALVKDGSNQSLSANVSAGNGYRYNTAFQNTKALYQGGFQLNDKNQVSILAGYVDNQYGANAFYAAPGDKESKEYVKTALAAVSSSHRINSHWLMTPRISYRFAEDDYRYIKTDISKARNLHNTNIVDAELNNSFDTKIGLFGAGIEARYEHINSSNLGNHERTNLGAFAEYKTRGDKRLNFSVGGYLNYNTQYGWQFFPGADVGFNITSDLKVYANAGSAQRLPTYTDLYYKSPSILGNDQLGPEKAFYTELGVRKYSGKFNFAASGFYRQISDFIDYVKDSIPQPWQPMNFQRADTKGLTASAGYNTNFNEKGFFTTFGANVGYNYLSPDFKGDDTHNKISRYVIESLRHQFVAGANTSFAGHFNLSATARYCMRINYKDYTLVDARLSYRQSRFKVYVDANNILDVTYIEAGAVPMPGRWMTVGASIKL from the coding sequence ATGCGTGCTAACTTAATGATACTGCTGATGGGTATGGCCGGTACGGCTGCCGCCCAACAGCTACCCGATACCACCGCCCCTGTACGTAACCTGGGAGAAGTGATCGTCCAGGAAAACAGGTTGTCGGCCCCTTTAAAGCAATCCAACAGGAATATTACCATCATCAGCCGCAAGCAGATAGATGCTATGGCGGCAGTTTCCATCAATGAGGTACTGGCCTATGTTCCCGGACTCGATGTGCGTCAGCGCGGTCCTGGCGGTATCCAGGCAGATATCGGTATCGATGGCGGTACCTTCGATCAGACGCTGGTGTTACTGAACGGTATTAAAATCACCGATCCGCAGACAGGCCACAACATCATGAACCTGCCGGTTTCCCTGCAGGATGTAGACCATATAGAAGTCATCCGCGGGGCAGCTGCCAGAGTATATGGCATCAATGCCCTGAACGGCGCTATCAATATCATCACCCGTAAAGCCACACAGAGCGGGGGAGAAGTAAATGTCAGCGGTGGTAGCAGCTTTAAGAACAATGAAGATGGCCACCTCTACAATAACTACAATGCAGGCGCTACTGGTGCCCTGGTGAAAGATGGTAGTAACCAGTCTTTGTCGGCCAATGTGAGCGCAGGAAACGGCTACCGCTACAATACCGCTTTCCAGAATACCAAAGCCCTGTACCAGGGTGGTTTCCAGCTGAACGATAAGAATCAGGTCTCTATACTGGCCGGTTATGTAGATAATCAATATGGCGCCAATGCATTTTATGCGGCTCCTGGCGACAAGGAATCCAAAGAATACGTGAAAACTGCGCTGGCAGCGGTAAGCAGTAGTCACCGCATCAATAGCCACTGGCTGATGACCCCACGTATCAGTTACCGTTTTGCAGAAGATGATTACCGTTATATCAAAACAGATATTTCCAAGGCCCGTAATCTGCATAATACCAATATTGTGGATGCGGAGCTGAACAACAGCTTCGACACGAAAATAGGTCTGTTTGGTGCCGGAATTGAGGCAAGGTATGAGCATATCAACAGCTCCAATCTTGGCAACCACGAGCGTACCAACCTGGGCGCCTTTGCCGAATATAAAACCCGTGGCGACAAGCGCCTGAATTTCTCCGTAGGTGGTTACCTGAACTATAATACCCAATATGGCTGGCAGTTCTTCCCGGGTGCCGATGTGGGCTTCAACATCACCTCTGACCTGAAAGTATATGCCAACGCAGGTTCTGCCCAGCGTCTGCCTACCTATACCGACCTGTATTACAAGAGCCCGAGTATTCTTGGCAACGACCAGTTAGGCCCGGAGAAGGCTTTCTATACAGAGCTGGGTGTCCGTAAATATAGCGGCAAATTCAACTTTGCAGCCAGTGGCTTCTACCGCCAGATCTCTGATTTCATCGACTATGTGAAGGATAGCATCCCGCAGCCATGGCAGCCGATGAACTTCCAGCGTGCGGATACCAAAGGGCTTACCGCCAGTGCCGGGTATAATACTAATTTCAATGAAAAAGGCTTCTTTACCACCTTTGGCGCTAATGTAGGCTATAACTATCTGTCGCCCGATTTCAAGGGAGACGACACCCATAATAAAATTTCCAGATACGTGATTGAGAGCCTGCGCCATCAGTTTGTAGCAGGTGCCAATACCAGTTTCGCCGGACATTTCAATCTGAGTGCTACGGCGCGCTATTGCATGCGTATTAACTACAAGGATTATACGCTGGTAGATGCACGTTTGTCGTACCGTCAGTCGCGCTTTAAGGTATACGTTGACGCCAACAATATATTGGATGTAACGTATATAGAAGCGGGTGCCGTGCCGATGCCGGGCCGCTGGATGACGGTAGGGGCGAGTATTAAGTTGTAA
- a CDS encoding TonB-dependent receptor, with translation MLREILLLSTSLLAQKVYAGEPQDTIPLKQSHLSQIEVTAPRVEKSMLKVDLKMTPVNTAQDLLRKVPGLFIAQHAGGGKAEQIFLRGFDCDHGTDVNISADGIPVNMVSHAHGQGYADLHFLIPETIEGIDFGKGAYYVDKGDLNTAGYVSFHTMDSLPGNMVKLEGGSFNYLRGVGLFNLIHKTGPRAENAYIAADYSYTDGPFDVKQNFRRLNLFGKYNKWLNDKNYISLLVSTFGSDWNASGQIPERAVAEGIISRWGSIDPTEGGNTNRTNAAFTYKHLFNDHQSTESFFYYSHYEFNLFSNFTFFLKDPVNGDEINQRDNRNLFGFQQKYTQTFGNFRWESGAGFRLDDINDLELNHVYRRDSLLGRESWGNGTETNLYAYTGLDWHKNRWSIAPGVRVDHFIFNYNDKLLDARNKEQATRVSPKLNFGYTASSKLQWYLKTGMGFHSNDMRVVIQEKGKDILPFSAGADLGVIWKPAHNLFIQPALWYLYLQQEFVYVGDEAVVEPAGKTRRLGVDVSVRYQPLSWLYIDADINYAHGRSIDDPKGENYIPLAPVLTSTGGVAVKLPAGFSANLRYRYMKSRPANEDNSVVARGYFVNDLALAYTRGRFDFTVQAQNLFNVNWNEAQFETETRLQQEKNPVTELCFTPGTPFALKAGVTVRF, from the coding sequence ATGCTTAGAGAGATTTTATTATTGAGTACCTCCCTGCTTGCACAAAAGGTCTACGCGGGAGAACCACAGGATACCATACCATTAAAGCAATCCCATTTATCACAGATCGAAGTGACTGCCCCGCGGGTAGAAAAGTCTATGTTAAAGGTGGACCTGAAAATGACACCGGTAAATACCGCACAAGACCTGCTGCGCAAGGTTCCCGGATTATTCATTGCCCAACATGCCGGTGGCGGTAAGGCAGAACAGATCTTCCTGCGCGGTTTCGATTGCGACCATGGTACCGATGTCAACATCAGTGCCGACGGCATTCCCGTGAATATGGTTTCCCATGCGCACGGACAAGGTTATGCCGATTTACACTTCCTCATCCCGGAAACCATTGAAGGTATCGACTTTGGTAAAGGTGCCTATTATGTGGATAAGGGAGACCTGAATACCGCCGGCTATGTTAGTTTCCATACCATGGACAGTCTGCCGGGAAATATGGTAAAGCTGGAAGGTGGTTCTTTTAATTATCTCCGTGGAGTAGGGTTGTTTAACCTGATACATAAAACAGGCCCCCGTGCAGAGAATGCCTATATCGCCGCTGATTACAGCTATACTGACGGGCCTTTCGATGTAAAACAAAATTTCCGCAGACTGAACCTCTTCGGGAAATATAATAAATGGCTGAATGACAAAAACTACATTTCATTACTGGTATCTACCTTTGGCTCCGACTGGAACGCCTCCGGCCAGATCCCGGAACGTGCCGTGGCGGAAGGGATTATCAGCCGCTGGGGTTCTATAGACCCTACAGAAGGTGGTAATACCAACCGTACCAACGCCGCTTTCACGTATAAGCATCTTTTTAATGATCATCAGTCAACAGAATCATTCTTCTACTATTCCCATTACGAATTTAATCTCTTCTCCAACTTCACTTTCTTCCTGAAAGACCCGGTAAACGGCGATGAGATCAATCAGCGTGACAACCGTAACCTGTTTGGTTTCCAGCAGAAATATACCCAAACCTTCGGTAATTTCCGCTGGGAGAGTGGCGCCGGTTTCAGACTGGATGACATCAACGACCTGGAGCTGAACCATGTATACCGCCGCGATTCCCTGCTGGGACGTGAGTCCTGGGGAAATGGGACCGAAACTAACCTGTACGCCTATACGGGATTAGACTGGCATAAAAACAGGTGGAGTATTGCGCCAGGTGTCAGGGTGGATCATTTTATCTTTAACTATAATGATAAACTGTTGGACGCCAGGAATAAAGAGCAGGCAACAAGAGTGAGTCCCAAGCTGAATTTCGGCTATACTGCCAGCAGTAAATTGCAGTGGTACCTTAAAACCGGTATGGGCTTCCACTCCAACGATATGCGTGTGGTAATACAGGAGAAAGGGAAGGATATCCTGCCTTTCTCTGCCGGCGCCGACCTGGGCGTTATCTGGAAACCTGCCCACAACCTGTTTATACAGCCTGCCCTCTGGTACCTGTACCTGCAGCAGGAATTTGTATATGTGGGAGATGAAGCAGTAGTAGAGCCCGCAGGTAAAACACGTCGTTTAGGCGTAGATGTTAGTGTGAGATACCAGCCATTGAGCTGGTTATATATAGATGCAGACATTAACTATGCCCATGGCCGTTCTATAGACGATCCTAAAGGTGAGAACTATATTCCGCTGGCGCCCGTGCTGACAAGTACCGGTGGTGTGGCGGTGAAGCTGCCGGCAGGATTTTCTGCCAATCTCCGTTACCGGTATATGAAATCCAGGCCTGCCAACGAAGATAACAGCGTGGTAGCACGCGGTTACTTTGTGAACGACCTGGCGCTGGCATATACCCGTGGCCGTTTCGACTTCACTGTTCAGGCGCAGAACCTCTTTAACGTAAACTGGAACGAGGCCCAGTTTGAAACAGAAACCCGCCTCCAGCAGGAGAAAAATCCGGTTACTGAGCTTTGTTTTACGCCTGGAACACCGTTTGCATTGAAGGCTGGCGTAACGGTAAGGTTCTAA
- a CDS encoding urea transporter produces MREKKMFPIAPYFRGVGQIMLQPNGWTGLLFLVGIFYDSVIMGIAAMVAVVTGTLTAKLLKYDETEINDGLYGFSATLVGVALTFYFAPVPVIWVAVVLGSALAAMFQHALIVRKIPGFTFPFIVITWILLFVFRHLYVLPVSSEVTEALNAYDDFTVSTHGFGEVIFQGSVLAGLIFFLGVFVSSPVAALYGVAASVLGAYVSERFAEPMTDIHMGLFSFNAVLCAITFSGKKPVDGIWVLISVLLSVAIDLGMLSMHWAVLTFPFVAASWITLALKNGAKKLMPALVE; encoded by the coding sequence ATGCGAGAGAAAAAAATGTTTCCCATCGCCCCGTATTTCAGGGGTGTAGGGCAGATCATGCTTCAACCGAACGGTTGGACAGGCCTGCTGTTTCTGGTAGGGATCTTCTATGATTCAGTGATAATGGGTATTGCCGCTATGGTGGCAGTAGTGACAGGCACGCTGACAGCTAAGCTGCTGAAGTACGATGAAACAGAAATCAACGACGGCCTTTATGGCTTCAGTGCCACACTGGTAGGCGTTGCACTCACTTTTTATTTTGCGCCCGTACCCGTTATCTGGGTGGCCGTAGTGCTGGGCTCCGCGCTGGCAGCCATGTTCCAGCATGCGCTGATCGTACGTAAAATCCCGGGATTTACATTTCCTTTTATCGTAATTACCTGGATATTATTATTCGTTTTCAGACATCTGTACGTATTACCGGTTTCCAGCGAAGTAACCGAAGCACTGAACGCCTATGATGATTTCACCGTTTCTACACATGGCTTTGGAGAAGTAATCTTCCAGGGTAGTGTGCTGGCAGGGCTGATATTTTTCCTGGGGGTGTTTGTCAGCTCTCCGGTGGCAGCACTTTACGGCGTGGCCGCTTCTGTGCTGGGAGCCTATGTTTCCGAGCGCTTCGCAGAACCCATGACGGATATCCATATGGGACTTTTCAGCTTCAACGCAGTGTTATGTGCGATCACCTTCTCTGGTAAAAAGCCGGTAGATGGTATCTGGGTGCTGATTTCAGTGCTGCTGTCGGTGGCCATAGACCTGGGGATGCTGAGTATGCACTGGGCGGTACTGACTTTCCCGTTTGTGGCAGCCAGCTGGATTACACTCGCCCTGAAGAATGGCGCGAAGAAACTTATGCCCGCACTGGTAGAGTAA
- a CDS encoding urease accessory protein UreD, with product MINRLTITSGFKNHRSYLKDTFFTPPFRVADISEHRRDPALYLMVMSSSPGILDGDRYEISIDVETGSKLQLQTQSYQRLFNMQHGASQEQRITLHPGSTFSYVQHPVVPHENAIFKGKNFIEMADDCRLTFGEILTCGRKHSGEVFRYREFHNITEIRHGKKLLVKDNLLLQPGLIDMAATGQMEGYTHQGTLLHVSTGTPIDDDVADILHTLLEEEEGVALGITRPSAQVLAVRILGNGGEQLFSCLNRIAHYFWTLTPQTVNA from the coding sequence ATGATAAACAGGCTGACAATAACCAGCGGTTTTAAAAATCACCGGTCGTACCTGAAAGATACCTTTTTTACGCCACCATTCAGGGTGGCCGACATCAGTGAACACAGGCGGGACCCTGCGCTGTACCTGATGGTGATGAGCTCATCACCCGGGATACTTGATGGCGACCGGTATGAGATATCCATAGACGTAGAAACGGGAAGTAAGCTGCAGTTGCAGACACAATCCTACCAGCGCCTGTTCAATATGCAGCATGGCGCTTCGCAGGAGCAACGCATCACTTTGCATCCGGGATCTACGTTCAGTTATGTACAACATCCGGTGGTACCGCATGAAAATGCCATCTTCAAAGGAAAAAATTTTATAGAGATGGCAGATGATTGCAGGCTCACATTCGGTGAAATACTCACCTGTGGCCGCAAGCATTCCGGCGAAGTATTCCGCTACCGCGAGTTTCATAACATTACGGAGATCAGGCATGGAAAAAAACTGCTGGTAAAGGATAATCTGCTGTTACAGCCAGGATTGATAGATATGGCTGCCACCGGCCAGATGGAAGGGTACACGCACCAGGGAACCCTGCTGCATGTAAGTACCGGCACACCGATAGACGACGATGTTGCCGATATCCTGCACACGCTGCTGGAGGAGGAAGAAGGGGTGGCCCTGGGCATTACACGCCCGTCGGCACAGGTGCTGGCAGTACGTATCCTGGGCAATGGGGGCGAGCAGCTGTTTAGTTGCCTGAACCGTATCGCTCATTATTTCTGGACTTTAACACCACAAACAGTAAACGCATGA
- the ureG gene encoding urease accessory protein UreG yields MSQRKYVKIGVAGPVGSGKTALIERLSRHLLNTYSLGVITNDIYTKEDAEFLTKNSLLPKERIIGVETGGCPHTAIREDASMNLEAVDEMAARFPDVELILIESGGDNLSATFSPDLADVTIFVIDVAEGDKIPRKGGPGITRSDLLVINKIDLAPYVHADLGVMERDARKMRNGKPFVFTNLMSLQGLDTVIGWIQKYALLENIEEPALVR; encoded by the coding sequence ATGTCTCAGAGAAAATATGTAAAAATCGGTGTTGCAGGCCCTGTTGGCTCTGGAAAAACCGCACTGATAGAACGTTTATCCCGCCACCTGTTAAATACTTACAGTCTGGGTGTGATCACCAATGATATTTATACGAAGGAAGATGCTGAATTCTTAACGAAAAACAGCCTGCTCCCTAAAGAACGCATCATCGGCGTGGAAACAGGCGGCTGCCCGCATACGGCTATCCGCGAAGATGCCAGCATGAACCTGGAGGCTGTAGATGAAATGGCGGCAAGGTTCCCGGATGTGGAGCTGATCCTCATTGAAAGCGGTGGCGATAACCTCAGTGCTACCTTCAGTCCTGACCTCGCGGATGTAACGATTTTCGTTATCGACGTGGCAGAAGGGGATAAGATCCCGCGTAAAGGCGGCCCTGGTATTACCCGCTCCGATTTGCTGGTCATCAACAAAATTGACCTCGCACCATATGTACATGCCGATTTAGGCGTGATGGAACGGGATGCCCGCAAAATGCGCAACGGCAAACCTTTCGTATTTACTAACCTTATGTCACTGCAGGGACTGGATACTGTCATCGGCTGGATACAGAAATATGCATTGCTGGAAAATATTGAAGAACCAGCATTAGTGAGATAA
- a CDS encoding urease accessory protein UreF → MDLHLLGSLLHISDPTLPIGGYTHSNGLETYVQQGIVHHPASAAAYVSQMLSANLHFNDAAFVCLAYKAVQAADFDELLRLDEELTALKLPVEIRNASQKLGLRLIKIFRRQKEFAIAADFENAILRKEASGNYAIAFGVYTSLLAIPLREALYAFYYNAAAGMVTNAVKLVPLGQLDGQDILFNMQTVIAGLIDKTITLDRDLVGVCNIGFDIRCMQHERLYSRLYMS, encoded by the coding sequence ATGGATCTGCATTTATTGGGAAGTCTGCTACACATCAGTGATCCTACTTTGCCAATCGGTGGGTATACACATTCGAACGGACTGGAAACTTATGTGCAGCAGGGAATAGTACACCATCCTGCATCAGCGGCGGCTTATGTATCACAAATGCTGAGTGCCAACCTGCATTTCAATGATGCTGCTTTTGTGTGCCTGGCCTATAAGGCTGTGCAGGCCGCTGATTTTGATGAATTGCTTCGCCTCGATGAAGAACTGACAGCACTGAAACTGCCGGTTGAAATACGCAATGCCAGCCAGAAGCTGGGATTAAGGCTGATAAAGATTTTCCGCCGGCAAAAAGAATTTGCGATCGCCGCAGATTTCGAAAACGCTATCCTGCGTAAAGAAGCCAGCGGTAACTATGCCATCGCCTTCGGCGTATATACGTCGCTGTTAGCTATTCCATTACGGGAAGCACTATACGCTTTTTATTACAACGCCGCCGCCGGTATGGTGACCAACGCTGTTAAGCTGGTACCACTGGGGCAGCTGGACGGACAGGATATCCTGTTTAATATGCAAACAGTTATCGCTGGTCTGATTGATAAAACTATTACGCTGGACAGAGACCTGGTGGGTGTTTGCAATATCGGTTTTGATATTCGCTGCATGCAGCACGAACGCCTCTATTCCAGGTTGTATATGTCTTAA
- the ureE gene encoding urease accessory protein UreE: MIIESVLGNIGEISVDNLQTDLLELEWFETTKRIQRKKTQQGREIAIRFLKEGQRLRQGDILLMDDTTAVVVDIIPSDAIVVTPRSLLEMGSVCYEIGNKHLPVFIQNDQVLLPFEEPIYRWLLASGYVTEKQHTRLTNLLNANVQPHSHGSGGGSSLFSKIMGLASR, from the coding sequence ATGATAATAGAATCGGTACTTGGGAATATAGGGGAGATATCGGTAGATAACCTGCAGACAGACCTGCTGGAACTGGAATGGTTTGAAACAACCAAGCGTATCCAGCGTAAGAAAACACAACAGGGTCGCGAAATTGCCATCCGCTTCCTGAAAGAAGGACAGCGGTTACGCCAGGGCGACATCCTCCTGATGGATGATACTACTGCCGTAGTGGTAGATATTATCCCAAGTGATGCCATCGTGGTAACGCCGCGTTCTCTGCTGGAAATGGGAAGTGTGTGCTATGAAATAGGAAATAAGCATCTGCCGGTATTCATACAAAATGACCAGGTACTATTACCATTCGAGGAACCAATATACCGCTGGCTGCTGGCCAGCGGGTATGTTACCGAAAAACAACATACGCGCCTGACCAACCTGCTTAACGCGAATGTGCAACCACATAGCCACGGCAGCGGGGGCGGTAGTTCTCTCTTTTCTAAAATAATGGGCCTCGCTTCCCGCTAA
- the ureC gene encoding urease subunit alpha codes for MSLLINKTKYANMYGPTTGDKVRLGDTNLIIEIEKDHNIYGEENKFGGGKTVRDGMSQSSTALRDEGVLDFVITNVIVIDHWGIQKGDLGIKNGHIVGFGKAGNPDTMDGIAPDMIIGASTEVHGGEGLIATAGGIDTHIHYISPQQIETALFSGVTTMIGGGTGPADGTNATTITPGKWFLGRMLQSAEAFPMNLGFFGKGNCATEGPIEEQIEAGALGVKIHEDWGATPSVIDASLKVADKYDVQVAIHTDTLNEAGFLEDTMNAINGRVIHTFHTEGAGGGHAPDIIRAAMFPNVLPASTNPTRPFTKNTIDEHLDMLMVCHHLSKSIPEDVAFADSRIRPETIAAEDILHDLGVFSIMSSDSQAMGRVGEVITRTWQTADKMKQQRGFLPEDTVGGNDNFRAKRYVSKYTINPAIAHGISEYVGSIEPGKFADIVLWKPALFGAKCEMIIKGGMIIASKMGDPNASIPTPQPVIMRNMFGAFGKALQRSCITFVSKVSMEKGIVEELGLEKIVLPVKNCRNIGKKDLIHNNKTPEITVNPENYEVRVDGEKITCEPVATVPLAQRYFLF; via the coding sequence ATGAGTCTGCTGATCAACAAAACCAAATATGCAAATATGTATGGCCCTACCACCGGCGACAAAGTACGCCTGGGCGATACAAACCTCATCATAGAAATTGAGAAAGACCACAACATATATGGAGAGGAAAATAAATTCGGTGGTGGTAAAACCGTAAGAGACGGTATGTCGCAATCCAGCACCGCCCTCCGCGATGAAGGCGTCCTCGATTTCGTGATTACCAACGTGATCGTTATTGACCACTGGGGCATCCAGAAAGGTGACCTGGGTATCAAGAACGGCCATATAGTAGGCTTCGGTAAAGCCGGTAACCCCGATACCATGGACGGAATTGCGCCAGACATGATCATCGGCGCTTCTACTGAAGTGCATGGCGGCGAAGGACTCATCGCCACTGCCGGCGGTATCGATACGCATATCCACTATATCAGCCCGCAACAGATCGAAACAGCACTGTTCAGTGGTGTAACCACCATGATTGGTGGTGGTACCGGCCCTGCCGATGGTACCAACGCGACTACCATCACACCGGGTAAATGGTTCCTGGGCCGCATGCTGCAATCTGCAGAAGCTTTCCCGATGAACCTTGGCTTCTTCGGTAAAGGTAACTGCGCCACCGAAGGTCCTATTGAAGAACAGATCGAAGCAGGTGCGCTGGGAGTGAAAATACATGAAGACTGGGGCGCTACGCCTTCAGTAATCGACGCTTCCCTGAAAGTGGCCGACAAATACGACGTACAGGTTGCCATCCACACGGATACCCTGAACGAAGCGGGCTTCCTGGAAGATACCATGAACGCTATCAATGGCCGTGTAATACATACCTTCCACACCGAAGGTGCGGGCGGTGGCCACGCACCGGATATCATCCGCGCTGCTATGTTCCCGAACGTACTGCCTGCGTCTACCAATCCTACACGTCCATTCACTAAAAATACCATCGATGAGCACCTCGATATGCTGATGGTGTGCCATCACCTGAGCAAAAGCATTCCGGAAGATGTGGCCTTCGCGGATTCCCGCATTCGCCCTGAAACCATTGCTGCAGAAGATATCCTGCACGATCTCGGTGTATTCAGTATCATGAGCTCCGACTCACAGGCCATGGGCCGTGTAGGTGAAGTCATCACCCGCACCTGGCAGACCGCCGATAAAATGAAGCAGCAACGCGGATTTTTACCGGAAGATACTGTCGGCGGCAACGATAACTTCCGTGCTAAAAGATATGTATCCAAATATACTATCAACCCGGCTATCGCACACGGTATCTCTGAATATGTAGGTTCCATCGAACCTGGAAAATTTGCAGATATCGTATTGTGGAAACCAGCGCTGTTTGGTGCCAAATGCGAAATGATTATCAAAGGCGGTATGATCATCGCCAGCAAAATGGGTGACCCGAATGCCAGCATTCCAACACCGCAGCCTGTGATCATGCGCAACATGTTCGGCGCCTTTGGTAAGGCACTGCAACGCAGCTGTATCACTTTTGTATCTAAGGTGAGTATGGAAAAAGGTATCGTGGAAGAATTAGGCCTGGAAAAAATTGTATTGCCAGTGAAAAACTGCCGCAATATCGGTAAGAAAGACCTGATCCACAATAACAAAACGCCGGAAATTACAGTGAACCCGGAAAATTACGAAGTACGTGTAGATGGGGAGAAAATTACCTGCGAACCCGTTGCTACTGTGCCTTTGGCGCAACGCTACTTCCTGTTCTGA
- the ureA gene encoding urease subunit gamma, translating to MHLTPRETEKLLLHLAGELAAKRKARGVKLNYPESIAFISSHLLEAARDGRSVAELMQYGATILTREDVMEGIPEMIHDVQIEATFPDGTKLVTVHNPIR from the coding sequence ATGCATCTCACTCCAAGAGAAACAGAAAAACTGTTACTCCATCTGGCGGGCGAACTCGCGGCCAAACGTAAGGCCCGTGGTGTTAAACTGAACTACCCGGAATCTATCGCCTTTATCAGCAGCCACCTGCTGGAAGCCGCACGCGACGGGCGTTCCGTAGCCGAACTTATGCAGTACGGCGCCACTATCCTTACCAGAGAGGATGTCATGGAAGGCATTCCTGAAATGATCCATGACGTTCAGATCGAGGCCACCTTCCCGGATGGTACCAAACTGGTGACTGTTCACAATCCAATCCGATAA
- a CDS encoding AraC family transcriptional regulator: MRSSVKIFSNFEYKQQFLPGISRKVLLNDAQLQVYRIEHYLRDIVIPVLPYRTSFNFLIFITKGHIIQQLEAGSQRIDAGSLLLIRQGSITATLEISKDATGFFVVFENEVVESLALNRQLLNFFFSAPFVQLQAVTVKWLSRLSTLLEEELALEHSSLEVAVGLFRPFLQKIIASAGEAHGSITRTLELSLQFRELVQQHHLKERQVSFYARQLNISENYLNKTIKQATGKPPKQWINEVNILHSQVLLQDGSRDISGIAFELNFQSPNYFARLFKQVTGETPTEYKRRVQQKL, encoded by the coding sequence ATGAGGTCATCGGTAAAAATTTTTTCAAATTTTGAATATAAACAGCAATTCCTTCCGGGAATTTCCAGGAAGGTATTATTAAATGATGCGCAACTGCAGGTATACCGCATTGAGCATTACCTGCGCGACATCGTCATCCCGGTTCTTCCCTATCGCACCAGCTTCAACTTCCTCATTTTCATCACTAAAGGGCATATAATACAACAACTGGAGGCAGGTTCCCAACGGATCGATGCCGGCTCATTATTATTGATAAGGCAGGGCAGCATAACGGCAACGCTGGAGATATCAAAGGATGCTACCGGATTTTTTGTGGTATTTGAGAATGAAGTGGTGGAGAGTCTGGCCCTGAACCGGCAGCTGTTAAATTTTTTCTTTTCCGCCCCTTTTGTACAGCTGCAAGCGGTAACGGTCAAATGGTTATCGCGGTTAAGCACTTTACTGGAAGAGGAACTGGCCTTGGAACACTCCTCGCTGGAAGTGGCCGTGGGGCTCTTTCGTCCGTTCCTGCAAAAGATCATCGCCTCCGCAGGGGAAGCCCATGGCTCCATTACCCGTACCCTGGAACTCTCGCTTCAGTTCAGGGAGCTGGTACAGCAACATCATCTGAAAGAAAGGCAGGTATCTTTCTATGCTCGACAGCTGAATATCTCAGAAAATTATCTCAACAAAACTATTAAACAAGCCACGGGCAAACCTCCCAAGCAATGGATCAACGAGGTCAATATCCTTCATAGTCAGGTGCTGCTGCAGGATGGCAGCCGGGATATCTCAGGCATTGCCTTTGAACTGAACTTTCAGTCACCCAATTACTTTGCAAGGCTGTTTAAACAGGTTACGGGAGAAACGCCGACGGAGTATAAGCGAAGGGTGCAGCAGAAGTTGTAA